A DNA window from Hevea brasiliensis isolate MT/VB/25A 57/8 chromosome 2, ASM3005281v1, whole genome shotgun sequence contains the following coding sequences:
- the LOC110644872 gene encoding F-box/kelch-repeat protein OR23, producing the protein MDQFPSLSSSYSASPQLLSIDETVTLIPGLPNDIAAQILSMVPYSHHSRIKCTCKAWSAFLSSKTLISFRHHLHHLSHLLCIFPQDPSISSPYLFDPHNLAWRPLPLMPCNPHVYGLCNFTAISLGPNLYVLGGSLFDTRSFPMDRPSPSSSAFRFNFVESSWGQLSPMLSPRGSFACAAIPNLGKIIVAGGGSRHTLFGAAGSRMSSVETYDVGRDEWVAMDGLPRYRAGCVGFLVESGEEREFWVMGGYGESRTISGVFPVDEYYRDAVVMDVKKNGCGKWREVGNMWQEGERARLGKIVVVEDYDGDGPGVFMLDNNDIFRYDMVSNSWQKESGVPRKAPRNSSCGFVVLNGELLVMTFLKGGDATESRRPRQQKRVGSLLIQIYNPRKKTWRSLITKPPFHCLLDFNTAVMCTIQL; encoded by the exons ATGGATCAATTTCCGTCCTTGTCTTCTTCATATTCGGCGTCTCCGCAACTGCTGTCAATCGACGAGACTGTGACTCTAATTCCCGGCCTCCCAAACGACATCGCAGCCCAAATTCTCTCCATGGTCCCTTACTCTCACCATTCTCGTATCAAATGCACTTGTAAGGCATGGTCCGCCTTCCTctcctccaaaaccctaatttccttcCGCCATCACCTCCACCATCTCAGTCATCTCCTGTGTATATTCCCTCAGGACCCTTCCATCTCGTCCCCTTACCTCTTTGACCCGCATAATCTCGCCTGGCGTCCGCTCCCACTCATGCCCTGTAACCCTCACGTGTACGGACTCTGCAACTTTACCGCCATATCTCTTGGTCCCAATCTCTATGTTCTTGGTGGGTCTCTCTTCGACACTCGGTCTTTCCCTATGGATCGCCCTTCGCCTTCCTCATCCGCTTTCCGCTTCAATTTCGTCGAATCCTCGTGGGGCCAGCTATCTCCGATGCTCTCCCCTCGCGGTTCCTTTGCTTGCGCTGCAATCCCTAATTTGGGAAAGATAATCGTGGCTGGTGGAGGGTCGAGGCATACGTTATTTGGGGCAGCAGGAAGTCGGATGAGTTCGGTGGAAACATATGATGTTGGGAGGGATGAGTGGGTAGCAATGGACGGGTTGCCCAGGTATAGAGCAGGTTGCGTGGGGTTTTTGGTAGAGAGTGGAGAGGAAAGGGAATTTTGGGTGATGGGAGGCTACGGGGAGTCCAGGACAATTTCTGGAGTGTTTCCCGTGGACGAATATTATAGGGATGCTGTAGTCATGGATGTGAAGAAGAATGGTTGTGGCAAGTGGAGGGAGGTTGGGAATATGTGGCAGGAAGGCGAGAGAGCAAGGCTTGGGAAGATTGTGGTTGTTGAGGACTATGATGGGGACGGGCCTGGTGTTTTTATGCTCGACAATAATGACATTTTCAG ATATGACATGGTTTCAAACTCTTGGCAAAAAGAGTCTGGCGTACCAAGAAAAGCTCCTCGCAACTCCTCATGTGGTTTTGTGGTGTTGAATGGGGAGCTGCTTGTAATGACTTTTCTGAAAGGAGGTGATGCAACAGAAAGTCGAAGGCCACGACAGCAAAAGAGGGTAGGATCACTTCTCATCCAAATTTACAATCCTAGGAAGAAGACATGGAGATCACTCATTACAAAACCGCCATTTCATTGCCTTTTGGATTTTAATACAGCAGTTATGTGCACCATTCAATTGTAG